Proteins encoded by one window of Simiduia curdlanivorans:
- a CDS encoding winged helix-turn-helix domain-containing protein → MAELKHSKTKTSFYRRLYIAYLIDRGINTVPAITAATGMPRRTAQDTLSALHELGIECEFVGANKDGHYRIRQWGPINQQWLIDNLRLIQHTLEYPAL, encoded by the coding sequence ATGGCAGAACTGAAACACAGTAAAACCAAAACCAGCTTCTACCGGCGGCTCTACATCGCCTATCTTATTGATCGAGGCATCAATACGGTACCAGCCATAACCGCGGCCACCGGCATGCCCAGACGCACCGCTCAGGACACGCTTTCGGCACTGCACGAGCTCGGTATCGAATGTGAGTTTGTTGGCGCCAACAAAGATGGTCACTATCGCATTCGCCAGTGGGGGCCCATCAACCAACAGTGGCTGATAGACAACCTAAGGCTGATTCAACACACCCTCGAATACCCCGCGCTATAA
- a CDS encoding HAD family hydrolase — protein MTSGIKLISFDLDNTLWDVEPVLHAAEATTQAWLEEFCPKLFKRFSAEQLRQARMEYWHNHPEFRHLITRVRRDSLRIKMIEAGYCLLDAIELADMAMEIFLDARHKIHFYDDALATLNQLSPSYTLAAISNGNANPKRLGLHQFSFHLSAEEVGAAKPSPEPFELAMAMAAISPDQMIHVGDCPKDDVAAAASLGIKTIWLNRNNQAWPRAEVQPDRTVTTLSQLANAIFELEQPNHSFQAQSA, from the coding sequence TTGACCAGCGGTATCAAACTCATTAGCTTTGATTTAGACAACACGCTTTGGGACGTGGAACCTGTTCTCCATGCCGCGGAAGCAACCACACAAGCTTGGCTCGAAGAATTCTGCCCCAAATTGTTCAAGCGCTTTAGCGCCGAGCAGTTGCGCCAGGCGCGCATGGAGTACTGGCACAACCACCCAGAATTTAGGCATCTCATCACCCGCGTTAGGCGCGACAGCTTGCGCATTAAGATGATCGAAGCCGGTTACTGCCTGCTAGACGCCATCGAACTTGCCGACATGGCCATGGAAATTTTCCTCGACGCCCGCCATAAAATTCACTTCTACGACGACGCTCTCGCCACCCTGAATCAACTATCACCCAGCTATACACTAGCGGCCATCAGCAATGGCAACGCCAACCCCAAGCGCTTGGGCTTGCATCAGTTCAGTTTTCACTTGAGTGCCGAGGAAGTCGGCGCCGCCAAACCCAGCCCAGAGCCCTTTGAACTGGCCATGGCCATGGCGGCAATCAGCCCCGATCAAATGATTCACGTCGGCGACTGCCCAAAAGATGACGTTGCCGCCGCCGCTAGCCTTGGTATTAAAACCATCTGGCTAAACCGCAACAACCAAGCCTGGCCAAGGGCAGAAGTTCAACCCGATCGCACGGTGACCACCTTAAGCCAACTGGCCAACGCGATTTTTGAATTGGAACAACCCAATCACAGCTTTCAAGCGCAATCAGCCTAA
- a CDS encoding alpha/beta hydrolase family protein: MNYLNIVLKSFLLFLLFFASGCTTIGEYQSRSPNQAKDSILVKEIVFESEGVKLAGSIYDPKDAQAAVVLVHGSDPVPRMTQLAELLAKNGLLVLTYDKRGVGESGGVYVGPQVGTNNINVDNLTLLAKDASAAINVIHQHSKNLPIGLVGASQAGWIIPITAARNPLVEFMVLFSSPTITTLEQLRFQFYTNGREDFWENHTDEDARYHTENDPDKYQFKATDPKIYLSTLSIPSLWLFGEQDIQIPVKMCVEHLNVLKAKGRPFEYVLFPSLGHDTSKTEPLEIAIHWIKQKALSQ, from the coding sequence ATGAATTACCTAAATATTGTGTTAAAAAGTTTTCTGTTATTTTTACTATTTTTTGCATCAGGTTGCACTACAATCGGCGAATATCAAAGTCGTTCTCCAAATCAGGCGAAGGACTCCATCTTGGTCAAAGAGATAGTTTTTGAAAGCGAAGGCGTTAAATTAGCTGGGAGCATATATGACCCTAAAGATGCTCAAGCCGCAGTTGTGTTAGTGCATGGTTCTGATCCAGTACCACGTATGACACAGTTGGCAGAGTTATTAGCCAAGAATGGTTTGCTAGTTTTGACCTATGACAAGCGCGGAGTTGGAGAGTCTGGTGGAGTTTATGTTGGACCGCAGGTGGGAACCAATAATATCAATGTTGATAATCTAACTCTGCTAGCAAAAGACGCAAGTGCAGCGATAAATGTTATTCACCAGCATAGCAAAAATTTGCCAATTGGTCTTGTTGGAGCAAGTCAAGCAGGCTGGATTATTCCAATCACCGCAGCTAGAAATCCGTTAGTAGAATTTATGGTCCTCTTTAGTAGTCCAACAATCACCACGCTAGAGCAGCTCAGATTTCAGTTCTATACCAATGGTCGAGAAGATTTTTGGGAAAATCATACTGATGAAGATGCGCGTTACCACACTGAAAATGACCCTGATAAATACCAGTTTAAAGCTACAGATCCAAAAATTTATTTGAGCACTCTGTCAATACCGAGTCTTTGGCTTTTTGGGGAACAAGATATACAGATCCCAGTCAAAATGTGTGTAGAGCACCTAAATGTACTAAAAGCCAAGGGCAGACCTTTTGAGTATGTTCTGTTTCCATCATTAGGACACGATACTAGTAAAACAGAACCACTGGAAATTGCGATACATTGGATAAAACAAAAAGCTCTGAGCCAATAA
- a CDS encoding CPXCG motif-containing cysteine-rich protein — translation MLAESHQYCPYCAEPITLLVDISEGDQEYIEDCEVCCRPINVSLQVHAQGFSLYLAHENES, via the coding sequence ATGCTGGCGGAGTCGCATCAATATTGCCCCTACTGCGCAGAGCCTATCACTTTATTGGTGGACATTAGCGAGGGCGATCAGGAATACATCGAAGATTGTGAAGTCTGCTGTCGCCCGATCAATGTCAGCCTGCAGGTGCATGCACAGGGCTTTTCACTCTACTTGGCACACGAGAACGAGAGCTGA
- a CDS encoding putative hydro-lyase: MTQPVTQIFKDPQALRAAIRSNQFNANTSGQAPGFVQCNLAILPKDWAMEFLQFCQKNPKPCPLVAVSDTPGNPMMDSAGQDIDIRTDLPRYRIWRKGELVEEVADISQHWRDDLVTFLIGCSFSFEEALVADGLEIRNISENKNVPMYNTNIACAPAGRFHGNMVVSMRPFVPADAIRMIQICSRFPSVHGAPVHFGEPSAIGIRLINQPDYGDAVTFKLGEVPVFTACGVTPQAAIMQAKPDFCITHSPGCMLVTDIPNAKLAIL; this comes from the coding sequence ATGACACAACCCGTGACTCAAATATTCAAAGACCCACAAGCGCTGCGCGCCGCCATTCGCAGCAACCAGTTCAACGCCAATACCTCCGGCCAAGCGCCCGGCTTTGTGCAGTGTAATTTGGCCATATTGCCAAAAGACTGGGCCATGGAGTTTCTGCAGTTTTGCCAAAAAAACCCTAAGCCCTGCCCCTTGGTAGCCGTTAGCGATACCCCGGGCAACCCGATGATGGACAGCGCTGGGCAAGATATCGACATCCGCACCGACCTGCCCCGCTACCGCATCTGGCGCAAGGGTGAGCTGGTTGAAGAAGTGGCCGATATCAGCCAGCACTGGCGCGATGACCTAGTCACCTTTCTCATTGGCTGCTCCTTTTCCTTCGAAGAGGCACTGGTGGCCGACGGATTAGAAATTCGCAACATCAGCGAAAATAAGAACGTGCCCATGTACAACACCAACATCGCCTGCGCGCCAGCCGGCCGCTTCCACGGCAACATGGTGGTGAGCATGCGCCCCTTTGTGCCGGCCGATGCCATTCGCATGATTCAAATATGCTCGCGCTTCCCCTCGGTGCACGGCGCACCGGTGCATTTCGGCGAGCCCTCGGCCATTGGTATCAGGCTCATCAACCAACCAGACTACGGCGACGCCGTCACCTTTAAACTCGGCGAGGTACCGGTATTTACCGCCTGTGGCGTCACCCCTCAAGCCGCCATCATGCAGGCCAAACCGGATTTTTGTATTACCCACAGCCCCGGCTGTATGCTGGTAACCGACATTCCTAACGCCAAGCTTGCCATTCTTTAA
- a CDS encoding Na+/H+ antiporter NhaC family protein: protein MTDPSWLSLLPPFLAIGLALATRQVYLALFAGIWLGYFLLNDVNLLAALAQAIEASIAVLASPGDARVVVFTLVVGAFILTLERSGAVTGLVAWLERARWVNNGKRAQWLSWCIGVVIFIESNITVLVAGTVARPLFDRYKIAREKLAYIIDSTSAPICILIPLNAWGAFNLGLLEGLGVEDPLQVLLASIPLNLYAISAVALAAFTIARNYNPGPMAEAQARVERGELVGLDVVAAPDPAAAQAQPRAANMLVPVLTLVLAMPIGLWLTGNGNLLAGSGSTAVLWASLLALMVISVMALVQRQTNLEKLSHTWLEGAGRMLPIAVVLVLALALGTVAKALGTGVYVAGLVGDTIPVALLPAVIFLIAGVIAFSVGSSWGTFSIMMPIAIPVAVALGAEPALFVAAVLSGGIFGDHASPISDTTIVSSLAAGTEHIDHVKTQLPYAGQAGLISTVGFVLLGVLML, encoded by the coding sequence ATGACCGACCCAAGCTGGCTTTCGCTCTTGCCGCCGTTCCTCGCCATCGGTTTAGCGCTGGCGACACGACAGGTGTACTTGGCCCTATTCGCCGGTATTTGGCTGGGTTATTTCTTACTCAATGATGTCAACTTACTGGCTGCCTTGGCGCAAGCTATCGAGGCCTCCATTGCGGTGCTGGCCAGCCCCGGCGATGCCCGGGTGGTGGTGTTTACCCTGGTGGTGGGCGCTTTTATCCTCACCCTTGAGCGCAGTGGTGCGGTGACCGGTTTAGTTGCTTGGCTCGAGCGCGCGCGCTGGGTGAATAATGGCAAGCGCGCCCAGTGGCTGAGCTGGTGTATCGGTGTGGTCATCTTTATTGAATCTAATATCACCGTCTTGGTAGCCGGCACCGTGGCGCGACCCTTGTTCGATCGCTACAAAATTGCCCGGGAAAAGCTCGCCTACATCATCGATTCAACCTCCGCACCTATTTGTATTTTGATCCCGCTAAATGCCTGGGGCGCGTTTAATTTGGGCTTGCTTGAAGGCCTGGGGGTGGAAGATCCGCTGCAAGTGCTGCTAGCCAGCATCCCGTTGAATTTGTATGCCATTAGCGCCGTGGCGTTGGCCGCCTTTACCATTGCCCGCAACTACAACCCAGGGCCCATGGCCGAGGCCCAAGCGCGGGTCGAACGCGGTGAGTTAGTGGGCTTAGACGTGGTGGCCGCACCAGATCCAGCCGCCGCGCAAGCCCAGCCGCGAGCCGCCAATATGTTGGTGCCGGTGCTGACCCTAGTGTTGGCCATGCCCATAGGCTTATGGCTTACCGGCAATGGCAACCTGCTCGCCGGCTCAGGTTCCACCGCGGTGCTTTGGGCCAGCCTGTTGGCATTAATGGTCATTTCGGTGATGGCCTTGGTGCAGCGCCAGACCAATCTGGAAAAACTGTCGCACACTTGGCTCGAAGGTGCGGGGCGGATGTTGCCTATTGCTGTCGTGCTGGTGCTGGCACTGGCCTTGGGCACGGTAGCCAAGGCACTGGGAACGGGCGTTTATGTTGCCGGCTTGGTGGGCGATACGATTCCCGTGGCGCTGTTGCCCGCAGTGATCTTCTTGATTGCTGGGGTTATCGCCTTTTCTGTGGGTTCTAGTTGGGGCACCTTTTCGATCATGATGCCCATTGCCATACCCGTCGCCGTGGCGCTTGGGGCCGAGCCGGCGCTGTTTGTGGCGGCGGTGCTCTCGGGCGGTATTTTCGGCGATCACGCCTCACCCATTTCCGATACCACCATTGTTTCCAGCCTCGCCGCAGGCACCGAACATATCGACCACGTAAAAACCCAACTACCCTATGCGGGGCAGGCGGGGCTAATCAGTACTGTGGGTTTTGTGCTGCTGGGCGTCCTGATGCTGTGA
- a CDS encoding sterol desaturase family protein, with protein sequence MEYQYKTREVTPNPNKAFAIGDGRISGYASIFLGALSLAAVLAYLFPSYLTTTELRAAYDARALQDVLKYGMYFSLFFGAVTFLINKRKRMGAVGIALTGASFALGGYMIPVGPVEPKPLSLGIDWLILAFLGSTVIFTSLEKLFPKYKEQVILRDEWGLDFFYFCFNHLLISAVILVGNYVVSHFHFAANAEVQAAVQGLPLMAQLVLLIICADFVLYWEHRLFHEVPRLWPFHAVHHSVETMDWLAGSRSHVVQTFIERSLAMIPLYLLGPDKAALDLYVTFAALQAIVIHCNLGIPFGPLKYLLVTPQYHHWHHSSEQPAIDTNYSAHTPLFDRLFGTYHMPTEHWPAEYGTTKRLPRTFFGQFFYPFRKDV encoded by the coding sequence ATGGAATATCAGTACAAAACCCGCGAGGTCACCCCCAACCCAAACAAAGCCTTTGCCATTGGCGATGGTCGCATCAGCGGTTATGCCTCGATCTTTTTAGGCGCCCTGAGCCTCGCGGCGGTATTGGCCTACCTGTTTCCCTCTTACCTCACCACCACCGAGTTGCGCGCCGCCTACGATGCTAGAGCTCTGCAAGATGTGCTCAAGTACGGCATGTATTTTTCACTGTTTTTTGGCGCTGTGACCTTCCTGATTAATAAACGCAAGCGCATGGGTGCCGTGGGCATAGCGCTAACGGGCGCCAGCTTCGCCCTCGGCGGCTATATGATTCCGGTGGGGCCGGTTGAGCCTAAGCCGCTATCGCTGGGTATCGATTGGCTTATTCTCGCGTTTTTAGGCTCCACTGTTATTTTTACCAGCTTGGAAAAACTCTTTCCCAAGTACAAAGAGCAAGTCATCTTGCGCGACGAGTGGGGCTTGGACTTTTTCTATTTTTGCTTTAATCACCTGCTCATTTCGGCGGTGATATTGGTGGGCAATTACGTGGTTAGCCACTTCCACTTTGCCGCCAATGCCGAAGTGCAGGCCGCCGTACAAGGCCTGCCGCTGATGGCGCAACTTGTGCTGTTAATTATCTGTGCCGATTTTGTCTTGTATTGGGAGCACCGCCTGTTTCACGAAGTGCCGAGGCTGTGGCCCTTTCATGCTGTGCACCATTCGGTGGAAACCATGGACTGGCTGGCCGGGTCGCGCAGCCACGTGGTACAAACCTTTATCGAGCGCTCGCTGGCTATGATCCCCTTGTATTTGCTCGGGCCCGATAAAGCCGCGCTGGATTTATACGTCACCTTTGCTGCGCTGCAAGCCATCGTCATTCATTGCAACCTAGGTATACCGTTTGGGCCGCTGAAGTATCTATTGGTGACGCCGCAATACCACCACTGGCATCACAGCTCGGAGCAACCAGCCATAGACACTAACTACAGCGCCCACACGCCGCTGTTTGATCGACTGTTTGGCACCTATCACATGCCCACTGAGCACTGGCCAGCGGAATACGGCACCACCAAGCGCTTGCCGCGCACCTTTTTTGGCCAGTTCTTTTACCCCTTTCGCAAAGACGTTTAA
- a CDS encoding S66 peptidase family protein, which produces MHRRALFKLALAAGAVGASGWAGAKTTPALLKPKALRAGMTVGLVAPASPAPERDEVHFGLDIIRSLGFNAQAGKHVFEKNQYLAGSDEQRAADINSFFADPSVDAIFCLRGGYGSARLLPLLDYRRIAQNPKVLLGYSDITALLNGLQRQTGLVTFHGPVAAHGLTDYSVAEFQKVLQPARFTEPLVIGAAPEFEPRPGRLDKANRLTVIRGGKASGRLVGGNLTVLTSLLGTPFEPEVKGAILFLEDIGEEPYRLDRMLTQWWLAGKLQQLNGIVFGKFTEAKASGNSFSIEDVLRSRCEALAIPVLRGTMIGHVADQTTVPLGVLAELDADAGRLTLLESAVS; this is translated from the coding sequence ATGCATAGGCGCGCTCTGTTCAAGCTAGCTTTAGCCGCCGGCGCTGTCGGTGCCAGCGGCTGGGCCGGAGCGAAGACAACACCAGCCCTGCTTAAACCCAAGGCCCTGCGCGCCGGTATGACGGTAGGTTTAGTGGCGCCCGCCAGCCCTGCGCCGGAGCGAGACGAGGTGCATTTCGGCTTAGATATTATTCGCTCGCTCGGTTTTAACGCGCAAGCGGGCAAGCATGTGTTTGAGAAAAACCAATACTTGGCGGGCTCAGATGAACAGCGCGCCGCCGATATCAACAGCTTCTTTGCCGACCCCTCAGTAGATGCCATTTTCTGCCTGCGCGGTGGCTACGGCTCGGCTCGATTGTTGCCGTTACTCGACTACCGGCGCATCGCGCAGAACCCGAAGGTGTTACTTGGCTATTCCGATATTACCGCGCTGTTAAATGGGCTTCAGCGCCAGACTGGGCTAGTGACCTTTCACGGCCCCGTGGCGGCACACGGGCTGACCGATTACAGCGTCGCGGAATTTCAAAAAGTGCTGCAACCGGCCCGTTTCACCGAGCCCTTGGTTATCGGTGCGGCGCCGGAATTTGAACCGCGCCCTGGTCGTTTAGATAAAGCCAATAGGCTGACGGTGATTCGGGGCGGCAAAGCGTCTGGGCGTTTGGTGGGCGGTAACTTAACCGTGCTGACCAGCTTGCTGGGCACACCCTTCGAACCAGAGGTGAAGGGCGCGATATTATTTTTAGAAGACATAGGCGAGGAGCCCTATCGCCTAGACAGGATGCTGACCCAGTGGTGGTTGGCCGGTAAGCTGCAGCAGCTTAATGGCATTGTGTTCGGCAAGTTCACCGAGGCGAAGGCCAGCGGCAACAGCTTTAGCATCGAGGACGTGTTGCGCTCGCGCTGTGAAGCTTTGGCAATTCCGGTGCTGCGTGGCACCATGATCGGCCATGTGGCGGACCAAACCACCGTGCCGTTAGGCGTTTTGGCAGAGTTGGATGCCGATGCCGGGCGTTTAACTTTACTAGAATCGGCAGTTAGTTAG
- the xerC gene encoding tyrosine recombinase XerC, giving the protein MTDTPLPYSDEISRFLRYLERERNLSLHTVAAYQRDLSKLQHWAKDQDLALTGLTVHHLRRALAQLHRQGLTGKSLRRWLSALRSFFAYGIKQAWLKHDPSAGISAPKVDKKLPNTLDVDEVGKLLSFNSDNEHSARDRALLELTYSSGLRLAELANLNLTDLDLADATVTVTGKGRKTRILPVGRLAKAALQQWLKERGQFTSGDQPALFVSSRGTRISHRRIQQLFHAYSLQQSLDKSVHPHMLRHSFASHMLESSGDLRAVQELLGHANIATTQIYTHLDFQHLAKVYDQAHPRAQAKTTKDSTFTKDRTEIAGFDPSQP; this is encoded by the coding sequence ATGACCGACACGCCACTACCATATAGCGACGAAATATCGCGCTTTTTGCGCTACCTTGAACGCGAGCGCAACCTATCCCTGCACACGGTAGCCGCCTATCAGCGCGACCTCAGCAAACTGCAACACTGGGCTAAGGATCAAGATCTCGCCCTAACTGGGCTCACCGTGCACCATCTTCGCAGGGCCTTAGCGCAACTGCACCGGCAGGGGCTAACCGGGAAAAGCCTCAGGCGCTGGCTATCGGCGCTGCGCAGTTTCTTCGCCTACGGGATTAAACAAGCTTGGTTAAAACACGACCCCAGCGCCGGCATCAGCGCGCCCAAAGTAGACAAAAAATTACCCAACACCCTCGATGTGGACGAAGTGGGTAAGCTACTCAGCTTTAACAGCGACAATGAACACAGTGCGCGCGACCGGGCACTGCTAGAGCTCACCTACTCCTCGGGTCTGCGCTTGGCCGAGTTAGCCAATTTAAATCTCACCGACTTAGATCTTGCCGACGCCACCGTCACCGTCACCGGTAAGGGCCGTAAAACCCGCATACTGCCGGTGGGGCGCTTGGCTAAAGCCGCCTTGCAGCAGTGGCTAAAGGAGCGCGGGCAATTTACCAGCGGCGATCAACCAGCCCTGTTCGTCAGCAGCCGCGGCACGCGCATTAGCCACCGCCGCATTCAGCAGTTGTTCCACGCCTATAGCTTGCAACAAAGCCTCGATAAATCCGTACACCCGCACATGCTGCGCCACTCTTTCGCCAGTCACATGCTCGAATCTTCAGGCGATTTACGCGCGGTGCAAGAATTGCTGGGCCACGCCAATATTGCCACCACACAAATTTATACCCACCTCGACTTCCAACACTTAGCCAAAGTTTACGACCAAGCGCACCCCCGCGCCCAAGCGAAAACCACGAAGGACAGCACATTCACTAAAGACCGCACAGAAATCGCGGGCTTTGACCCTAGCCAGCCCTGA
- a CDS encoding aminotransferase class I/II-fold pyridoxal phosphate-dependent enzyme: MAICRVVLVTEETSFGNRWVSELKQVAEADTSSPIRLRFSHCKAEQLKEQLYKGATQIIALDEGSLGEAHLDECYDLVRATRAEIDCILITTSKMPDEDADFEGVISRAESNYGVVYRTLRRELFERTATPFADALKEYVYAAKDSWHTPGHSSGDSLSSSPWVVDFYRFMGEHMFNTDLSVSVKNLDSLMEPVSVIRQAQNLAAKTFGARHTYYVTNGTSTSNKVVLQYLMRHGDKVIVDRNCHKSVHHAMIMSGSVPVYLESSVNQTYGVYGPVSKAKIFAAIDANPESRLLILTSCTYDGLRYDLKPIIDYAHEHDIQVLIDEAWYAHGNFHPELRPTALECGADFVTHSTHKMLSAFSQASMIHIGNQVKDFDAPRFREDLNMHTSTSPQYGMIASLDVARKQMSIEGFEVLSRTLNFAQEIRDYVEQHTPFKSLGAQDLCDKEVKDDNIKLDTTKVTIDVGCAGLSAPKVQTELFNDFGIQVEKNTHNTITLLVTIGTTESKVLRLKQALHKLSQSAPGKPIQYKHQSIPALSAIRVLPRTAYFGDGEKLLLSADAGKSALVGRVVCDEIVPYPPGIPLVVPGQELSAEILAAIANYVFERKDLEMHGIQTLNGQPHIRVMKKEAEEKGKAELAQLRA; encoded by the coding sequence ATGGCGATTTGCCGCGTGGTACTGGTAACGGAAGAAACGAGCTTTGGTAACCGTTGGGTGAGCGAGCTCAAACAAGTGGCCGAGGCCGATACCAGTTCGCCCATTCGCCTGCGCTTCTCGCACTGCAAAGCCGAGCAGTTAAAGGAACAATTGTATAAAGGAGCAACGCAAATCATCGCCTTGGACGAAGGCAGCTTGGGCGAGGCGCACCTAGACGAATGTTACGACCTGGTGCGCGCCACCCGCGCTGAAATTGACTGCATTCTCATCACCACCAGTAAAATGCCCGATGAAGACGCCGATTTTGAAGGCGTGATCTCCCGTGCCGAATCTAACTACGGCGTGGTCTATCGCACCCTGCGGCGGGAACTGTTTGAGCGCACGGCAACGCCCTTTGCCGATGCGCTAAAAGAATATGTGTACGCGGCCAAAGACTCTTGGCACACCCCCGGCCACTCCAGCGGCGATAGCCTCAGCTCCAGCCCCTGGGTGGTGGATTTCTACCGCTTCATGGGCGAGCACATGTTCAACACCGACCTGTCGGTGAGCGTGAAAAATCTCGACTCCCTTATGGAGCCCGTGAGCGTGATACGCCAAGCGCAAAATTTAGCGGCGAAAACCTTTGGTGCGCGCCACACTTATTACGTCACCAATGGCACGTCCACCTCAAATAAAGTGGTGCTGCAATACTTAATGCGCCATGGCGATAAAGTCATCGTCGACCGAAACTGCCATAAGTCTGTACACCACGCCATGATCATGAGTGGCTCGGTGCCGGTGTATTTGGAATCTTCCGTTAATCAAACCTATGGCGTTTACGGCCCCGTCTCGAAAGCAAAAATTTTCGCCGCCATCGACGCCAACCCGGAATCGCGGTTGTTGATTTTAACCTCATGCACTTACGATGGTTTACGCTACGATCTAAAACCGATTATTGATTACGCGCACGAGCACGATATTCAAGTGCTGATTGATGAAGCTTGGTACGCGCACGGCAATTTCCACCCGGAACTGCGGCCCACGGCGTTAGAGTGTGGCGCCGATTTTGTCACCCATTCAACCCACAAAATGCTGTCGGCATTTTCGCAGGCCAGCATGATTCACATCGGCAATCAGGTAAAAGATTTCGATGCGCCGCGGTTTCGCGAAGACTTAAACATGCACACCTCAACCAGCCCGCAGTACGGCATGATTGCAAGTCTAGATGTGGCGCGCAAACAAATGAGTATCGAAGGCTTCGAAGTGCTGTCGCGCACGCTAAATTTCGCGCAGGAAATTCGCGACTATGTGGAGCAGCACACGCCGTTTAAATCTTTAGGCGCGCAAGACCTGTGCGATAAAGAAGTAAAAGATGACAACATCAAACTCGACACCACCAAGGTGACCATCGACGTTGGCTGTGCCGGTTTATCGGCGCCGAAAGTGCAAACCGAATTATTTAACGACTTCGGTATTCAGGTGGAGAAAAATACCCATAACACCATTACGTTGCTCGTCACCATTGGCACTACCGAAAGTAAAGTGCTGCGCCTGAAGCAGGCGCTGCACAAGCTATCGCAATCCGCACCGGGAAAGCCAATACAATACAAACACCAATCCATTCCCGCACTTAGCGCCATCCGCGTACTACCGCGCACCGCCTATTTTGGCGACGGCGAAAAATTATTGCTCAGCGCCGATGCCGGCAAGTCCGCCTTAGTGGGCCGTGTAGTGTGCGATGAAATCGTGCCCTATCCACCGGGTATCCCCTTGGTAGTGCCGGGACAAGAACTGAGCGCTGAAATCCTAGCCGCCATTGCGAACTATGTGTTCGAGCGTAAAGATTTAGAAATGCACGGCATTCAAACCTTAAACGGCCAGCCCCACATTCGCGTGATGAAAAAAGAGGCGGAGGAAAAGGGTAAGGCAGAGTTGGCTCAGCTACGGGCGTAA
- a CDS encoding c-type cytochrome, with protein MKKVFSLLAAAGLGLSLSMVTLADRNQEIADRIAPAGKSCLEGESCAAAPVAAVASGPRTGEQVYSTKCFTCHATGAAGAPKLGDVAAWAPRIAQGTDALYTNAIKGLNGMPAKGLCMDCSDDEIKAAVDHMVTASK; from the coding sequence TTGAAAAAGGTATTTAGTTTGCTTGCCGCCGCCGGTCTGGGTTTGAGTTTGTCGATGGTAACGTTGGCCGATCGCAACCAAGAGATTGCCGACCGTATCGCGCCCGCTGGTAAATCATGTTTGGAAGGCGAATCTTGTGCTGCGGCGCCAGTTGCTGCTGTGGCTTCAGGTCCGCGCACTGGCGAGCAAGTGTATTCGACTAAGTGCTTTACTTGTCATGCGACAGGTGCCGCCGGTGCGCCTAAGCTTGGCGATGTGGCGGCCTGGGCGCCGCGTATTGCACAAGGTACTGACGCGCTATACACCAACGCGATTAAGGGCCTGAACGGCATGCCAGCAAAGGGCTTGTGCATGGATTGTTCCGACGATGAGATCAAGGCCGCGGTCGATCACATGGTGACGGCGTCTAAGTAA
- a CDS encoding ankyrin repeat domain-containing protein, whose amino-acid sequence MKQAVRDLLNQVESVPDFFGVNLSDINDTNSFGDNALHCVCVWGDFEAVMLLVENGINIRQKGEGGFTPLKVADDFGHQEIVNYLISKGANVKELDAQFEFNSKADAEHMEKLQQGVEELESKYDQSAEKMPNNRSHLDKVSAALQLCPCCGR is encoded by the coding sequence ATGAAACAGGCTGTAAGAGACTTGCTGAATCAAGTCGAGAGTGTTCCAGATTTTTTTGGCGTCAACTTAAGCGATATAAATGACACGAACAGCTTCGGTGATAACGCTTTGCATTGTGTCTGCGTATGGGGGGATTTTGAAGCAGTCATGCTGCTTGTGGAAAATGGAATTAACATCCGACAGAAAGGTGAAGGCGGCTTCACTCCATTGAAAGTAGCGGACGACTTTGGGCATCAAGAAATAGTGAATTATCTAATTTCCAAAGGTGCAAATGTTAAGGAGCTGGATGCGCAATTTGAGTTCAATTCAAAAGCTGATGCCGAACACATGGAGAAGCTTCAGCAAGGCGTTGAAGAGCTGGAAAGTAAGTACGATCAGAGTGCGGAAAAAATGCCTAACAATCGCAGCCATTTGGATAAAGTTTCCGCTGCGCTTCAACTTTGCCCATGCTGCGGGCGTTAG